A region from the Jaculus jaculus isolate mJacJac1 chromosome 18, mJacJac1.mat.Y.cur, whole genome shotgun sequence genome encodes:
- the Socs5 gene encoding LOW QUALITY PROTEIN: suppressor of cytokine signaling 5 (The sequence of the model RefSeq protein was modified relative to this genomic sequence to represent the inferred CDS: deleted 1 base in 1 codon), with protein sequence MDRVGKMWNHFKYRCQNLFGPEGGSRSDSPHVRSSSCALVKEKSCGGAGDAAPGQQSGALGENAALQPGPPCPDATTARRKQNCAAEVPQVVEMGAERDREREREPGASPAPRPARRDSYSRHAPWGGKKQHCCSSKPQSPLDGDKRLARARGGAPRRERRYGVSSVHDADGAPGRTVGGRSLRQRLQDTVGLCFPVRAHSRQAKPLFSSRRKIHLSELMLEKCPFPAGSDLAQKWHLIKQHTAPVSPHSAFFDTFDPSLVSAEDEEDRLRERRRLSIEEGVDPPPNAQIHTFEASAQVNPLCKLGPKLAPGMADAGGDRDSGCSSAPPAASAGGEPEDDAATTLCLQPRKPKQRPAAAATAPDAHGHAGRQGAWKVHTQIDYIHCLVPDLLQITGNPCYWGVMDRYEAEALLEGKPEGTFLLRDSAQEDYLFSVSFRRYNRSLHARIEQWNHNFSFDAHDPCVFHSSTVTGLLEHYKDPSSCMFFEPLLTISLNRTFPFSLQYICRAVICRCTTYDGIDGLPLPSALQDFLKEYHYKQKVRVRWLEREPVKAK encoded by the exons ATGGACAGAGTGGGGAAAATGTGGAACCACTTCAAGTACCGCTGTCAGAACCTCTTCGGCCCGGAAGGAGGGAGCCGCAGTGATAGTCCCCACGTGCGCTCCAGCAGCTGCGCCTTGGTCAAAGAGAAGAGCTGCGGCGGCGCGGGAGACGCAGCCCCGGGGCAGCAGAGCGGCGCCTTAGGGGAAAACGCGGCCCTGCAGCCGGGGCCCCCGTGCCCGGACGCCACCACCGCGAGGAGGAAGCAGAACTGCGCGGCCGAGGTGCCCCAGGTGGTGGAGATGGGCGCGGAGAGGGACCGCGAGCGGGAGCGCGAGCCGGGCGCCTCGCCCGCCCCCAGGCCCGCGCGCAGAGACTCCTACTCGCGCCACGCGCCGTGGGGAGGCAAGAAGCAGCACTGCTGCTCCTCCAAGCCGCAGAGCCCCCTGGACGGGGACAAGAGGCTGGCGAGGGCCCGGGGCGGCGCGCCCCGCCGCGAGCGGCGCTACGGCGTGAGCTCGGTGCACGATGCGGATGGCGCGCCAGGCAGGACGGTGGGCGGCCGCTCCCTGCGCCAGCGGCTGCAGGACACGGTGGGCCTGTGCTTCCCGGTGAGGGCGCACAGCCGTCAGGCGAAGCCCCTCTTCTCCTCCCGGAGGAAGATCCACCTCTCCGAGCTGATGCTGGAGAAGTGCCCTTTCCCCGCCGGCTCGGACCTGGCGCAGAAGTGGCACCTGATTAAGCAGCACACGGCCCCCGTGAGCCCGCACTCGGCCTTCTTCGACACCTTCGACCCGTCCCTGGTTTCCGCCGAGGACGAGGAGGACCGGCTGCGCGAGCGGCGGCGGCTCAGCATCGAGGAAGGCGTGGAC CCCCCGCCCAACGCCCAGATCCACACGTTCGAGGCCAGCGCCCAGGTGAACCCTCTGTGCAAGCTGGGGCCCAAGCTGGCCCCGGGCATGGCGGACGCGGGCGGGGACAGGGACAGCGGCTGTTCATCAGCCCCGCCGGCCGCCAGCGCGGGCGGGGAGCCCGAGGACGATGCCGCCACCACCCTGTGTCTGCAGCCGCGGAAGCCCAAGCAgcgcccggcggcggcggcgacggcgCCTGATGCCCACGGGCACGCGGGCAGGCAGGGCGCGTGGAAGGTGCACACGCAGATCGACTACATCCACTGCCTCGTGCCCGACCTGCTGCAGATCACGGGCAACCCGTGCTACTGGGGCGTGATGGACCGCTACGAGGCCGAGGCGCTGCTGGAGGGCAAGCCCGAGGGCACGTTCCTGCTGCGGGACTCGGCGCAGGAGGACTACCTGTTCTCGGTGAGCTTCCGCCGCTACAACCGCTCGCTGCACGCGCGCATCGAGCAGTGGAACCACAACTTCAGCTTCGACGCCCACGACCCGTGCGTGTTCCACTCGTCCACGGTCACGGGGCTGCTGGAGCACTACAAGGACCCGAGCTCCTGCATGTTCTTCGAGCCGCTGCTCACCATCTCGCTGAACAGGACCTTCCCGTTCAGCCTGCAGTACATCTGCCGCGCGGTGATCTGCAGGTGCACCACGTACGACGGCATCGACGGGCTCCCGCTGCCCTCCGCGCTGCAGGACTTCCTGAAGGAGTACCACTACAAGCAGAAAGTGAGGGTGCGCTGGCTGGAGCGGGAGCCCGTCAAGGCCAAGTAG